GAGCGATGCTCAAAACTGGATAAGGCGAAGGTACCCACCACCTTGCGCTGCCCGGAATAAATCGGCACCGACCAGCAGGCACACAGATTGAAATCGTAGGCCAAATGCCGTAAATCCTGCCAACGCGGATCCGTTAAGGTGTCGCTGACAAACTGCGGCTCCTGCCGGTAGATTACGTTGCCGCATGAGCCTCCGCCCGGGCCCGGCCGCAGCCTGTTCAGCAGCGCGATGCCTTCGGCGGGGACGCTCGGCGCCGCGTAGACATTTAAAAACTCATTCGCATCGTCCATCAGCATGACCGAGCCGACTGCGTTTGGCAGGAGTTGCTCTTCCAGTCGGCAGACTTCGTTGATGATCGCCATATGATCGGCGCCACGCGCTACCGACTCGAGAATGGCTTGCTGAAGATGCAGTATTTTTTCCTGTTCTTCGCCCGACAGTGTACTGTATTCGACGGTCGATCCGTCCAAACAGCTTAATGCCGGCGTGTTCTCGAGTTTATTCATAGGTGTGAAAGTTTATGTAATAGCTTTTAAAAATAGCTGGCGGTGAGAACTATTTTAGACGGTACTTGCCTCGAATTATGAATACGGAAATTGTCGCGGATTAAAGTACAACGTTTTTAAGGGAATAGCATCAAAATACCGGTAAGGATTAAAATCTTCCAAAATTGGCGACTCCGCATTGTCATAGAGGGTATTACCCGTAGCCGTGGCCGACTGGGTTCATCTTACGTGGGGATATAATCAACGCCTTCCCGAGCCAAATAAATCTCGAAATCCACCGCGCCGGCCTTGGCCAGTACCTCCTGAAAAATCGTTTCCAGTTCCTGGTCGCTACGAGTCGGTTCGTGATGGGTTAAAAACAGTTTCCTTGCTTGCACCTGCCGGGCCAGACGTATTGCCGCGCTATAAGTGCCATGGCCCCAGCCGGTTTTTTTAGCATATTCGGCGTCGGTATACGACGAATCAATTATCAGCGCATCCACGCCGTGCATGGCGGCGTGAACTTCACGTAGTTTGGCTTCGATGAATTGTTGGTTGGAGGCATAATCCGCATCATCGGCGGCATACGGGTTACTCGGCGTTTCGTAATCGCCGGTAAAAAACAGCGAGCTGCCGTCACTGTCGTCCAGTCGATAACCGAAATTCAGCACGGGATGATTTAATACCGTCGGCGTGACCAACGTACTGCCGATTTGCAAGGTTTCGCCGGGCCTGACGGTGTGGTAGTGAACCTTGGCTTTCAATTGCGTTTCTATGATAGGAAAGTAACTGTATTGCAGCTGAGCGGTTAAGGCCCTCTCTATGCCTGTTTGCGTGACCGGATCCATGCCGCCGTACAGGTGAATTTGATTTTGCGCGGATAATAGCGGCAAAAAAAACGGCAGGCCCTGTATATGATCCCAGTGCGTGTGGGTAATCAGAATGTGCGCCACGATCGGGGCGCGACCCAACAGGGTTTGGGCCAAAGCAAAGATACCAGTCCCGGCATCCAGCACCAACAGATCGTTACTGGCATTATTCACTTCTATGCAAGTGGTATTGCCACCGTATTTGACCGTTCGAGGGCCCGGGGTTGGAATGGAACCTCGGACGCCCCAAAATTTAAATTTCATATCCGCCTCAACCTAATCAATAAACGACAGCGCTTCGTTTTTAATCGGCGATAAATCGCCCAGTTCGACGATCAACTCATCCAGATTCATACCAAAAGCCTTCGCGGTGTCGGGAGGTAACTCATCGACTACCGAATTGCCGGCAAAACCGAACGCCAGTTTTTTGCTGATTTGATTGGCGGCAAACAGGCAATCGCCCAGTTGCGTATGCCGATGTTCGCTGTGGTGGTGGTTGATGGCCTCGATCAAATCGTCGGCCAGCCCCCAGTGTTGAGCCAGCAACTTGCCGGCCTGGCTATGATCGATACCCAAAATCTCGATCTCGGCTTGATAAAGGTTAATGCCCCGTTCATCGGCGGTATGTAAAACCCGCTTATAGGTAGCAGGTATAAATTCCGCGAAGACGATTTTGCCGAAGTCGTGCAATAAACCGGCCACGAAATAATCGCTGCTCTGCATAAGCGAGACGTTCAGGCGCTCGGCCAACAACTTACATAGCGCTGCGCTGGTTAAGGAATGCAATAAAAAAGCGTGAGTATCGAAGCCGGCCTGATTTTTGGTAGGTAAAACCCCGATGGCGGCCACCGACAGCGCCAGATTTTTGATGGTGTTGATGCCCAAATGCACTACGGCGCGTTGTACCGAGCTGATTTTTTGTGCCAAGCCATAGAACGGCGAATTGATTACCTTCAGGATTTTTACCGTCATCAGCGGGTCGGTTTCGACCACTTGAACGATTTCCCGGCTATCGGCATTCAGATCGGCGGCCAACAACAGCAAGCGCTGTACGCTGCTGCGGAAGGCAGGCATTTTGTCGACAAATGCTAATAACTGCTCTTCATCTAGGTTGGTCAAATGGTCATTCCCCCGTTTAATGCGCTTGGTCCCAATTTTCGCCGCAACCCACTTCCACCAGCAGCGGAACATGCAAATCGGCCGCGGCCGACATCATGTCGCGTATCTTGGTCACGCAATCGTTCAGATGCGGCTCCGCCACTTCGAACACTAATTCGTCATGCACTTGCATGATCATTTTCAGGTCGGCACCGCTGTCGCGTATCCAGGCGTCACAAGCAATCATGGCCCGCTTAATGATGTCGGCGGCAGTGCCCTGCATCGGCGCGTTAATGGCCGTACGTTCGGCATATTGGCGCTGAGCGGCATTGCGGGCGTTGATATCCGGCAAATACAGGCGGCGGCCGAACAGGGTTTCCACATAACCCTGCTGCTTAGCCTGTTCGCGAATGTTATCCATATATTGCTTCACACCAGGGTAGCGACTGAAGTATAGATCAATATAGGCTTGCGCTTGATTGCGGGATAATCCCAGTTGCTGAGCCAGGCCGAAAGCCGACATGCCGTAGATTAAACCGAAGTTGATGGCCTTGGCGGAGCGGCGTAAATCAGGGGTGACTTGATCCAGACCGACTTCGAATACTTCCGCCGCCGTGGCGCTGTGTACATCCACGCCTTGCGAGAAGGCCGCCAGCAAGCCGGCGTCGCCGGACAAATGCGCCATGATGCGCAATTCGATTTGCGAATAGTCGGCGGCGACGATTTTGTAGCCCGGCGGTGCGATAAAGGCTTGGCGTATTTTGCGGCCCTCTTCGCTGCGGATTGGAATATTCTGCAGGTTGGGGTCGGACGACGACAAACGCCCGGTGGCCGCCACCGCCTGATGATACGAGGTATGCACCCGCCCGGTGCGGCGATTGATTTGTTGCGGCAGTTTTTCGGTATAGGTGGATTTCAGCTTGCTCATGCCGCGGAATTCCAGAATCAGCTTGGGCAAGCCATAATCCAGCGCCAGTTCCTGCAATACCGACTCGTCGGTGGAGGGCTGGCCTTTTGGGGTTTTTTTCAGCACCGGCAATTTCAGGCGCTCGTATAAAATTTCCTGAATCTGTTTGGGGGAGCCCAAATTAAACGCCGAGCCGGCCAGATCATGGGCTTGTTGCTCAATACCGGCCATGCGATTCGCCAGCTCCAGGCTTTGCTGATCCAGCATGGCGCTGTCGATCAAAACGCCGTTTTCTTCGATGCGTACCAGTACGTCTATCAGCGGAATTTCGATCTCCCGGTATAAGCCCCATAAACGCGGCTGTTGTTGCAATTGGGCCGACAGGGTTTGATGCAGACGCAAGGTGATATCGGCGTCCTCCGCGGCATATTGGCCGGCCTGCTCGATAGGCACTTCCTGAAAACCGATTTGCTTGGCGCCCTTGCCGGCCACGTCCTCGAAATGTATGGTGTCCACGCCCAGATAATGCTTGGCCAGATCGTCCATATTGTGTTTGCTGGCCGTGCTGTTCAACACGTAGGATTCCAACATGGTGTCGTGTTGAATGCCGCGCAGTTTGATGCCGTGATTGGCCAGAATGTGCGCGTCGTATTTCAGGTTTTGCCCCAGTTTTGGCTTGTTCGGGTCTTCCAGTAGCGGCCGCAGGGCATCCAGTACGGTTTGTCTATCCAGTTGGTTCGGCACTTCTGGATAATCGTGCGCCAACGGCACATAAGCCGCCTGCCCGGCGGTGACTGCAAACGAGACGCCGACGATTTCCGCGTCGCTGTAATTCAAGCTGGTGGTTTCGGTATCGAATGCAAACAACTCGGCTTGCTGGAGTTTAGCCAGCCAATGCTCAAATTCGGCTTGATTAAGGAGGGTTTGGTATTCTTTGGCTAATGCGGCCGCGGGTTCTTGACTGTTTGCGGGGGAATCGGCAACAGTATTATCAGTGCCCTTTCCAGCCGCTGGGGCGCTGGTAGCATTGCCGTTTAAAGTCTTCAGCCAACTGCTGAAGCCCAAGCTGCCCAATTGCTGTTTCAAGGCAGCGATATCCGGTTCCCGGCGCTTTAAATCGTCCAGGCTGTAATGCAAAGCCACGTCGCATTTGATGGTGGTCAATTCCTGCGACAGTGGCAGTTGCGGCAAGGCTTCGCGCAAATTGTCGCCGATCTTGCCTTTGATTTCGTCGGCATGCGCGACCAGATTATCCAACGTGCCGTATTGCTGCAGCCATTTGGCGGCGGTTTTCGGGCCCACCTTGGGTACGCCGGGAATGTTATCCACCGCATCGCCCATCAAGGCTAGGTAATCGATGATTTGTTCGGGTTTGACGCCGAATTTTTCCTCCACCCCTGCAATGTCCATGCGGGTATTGGTCATGGAGTTTTCCAGCGTGATCCGGTCGGTGACCAATTGCGCCATATCCTTGTCGCCGGAGGAAATCACCACATGAAAGCCTTGCCGGGCGGCATTTTGCGCCAGACTGCCCAACACATCGTCGGCTTCCACGCCGTGCTCGATGATCAAGGGCAGGCCCAGCGCCCGGATCAACTCGTGCAAAGGCTCAATCTGCACCCGCAAATCGTCCGGCATCGGCGGCCGGTGCGCCTTGTACTGATCGTATAAATCGTGCCGGAATGTCTTGCCGGGTGCGTCGAATACCACCGTCACATATGGGGTATCGTAATCGTTGATCAATTTACGCAGCATGTTGGACACGCCGTATACGGCATTGGTCGGTAGGCCTTGGGCATTGCTCAAGGGCGGTACGGCATGAAAGGCGCGGAATAAAAACGACGAGCCGTCGACCAGAATCAGAGTGTTGGCGGAATGTGCGGACATGCGGAGTGCGGCGTAATGTTCAAACCGGCAACGATACAGTTCGAGCCGGACGGCTGCAAGCAAAGAATGGCTTTGCGATAAGTCTCGGGCGCTGCATTTTTATCCTTAATGTGGGTTTGGGAAGTAAAAAACTTGAAGGGAATGAGCTCGTGTGTTAAAGATTACAGGCGTTCAACTGTTCAGTTTCCTGCCTCGCGGAGTCAAAATGCCATTGTTCAAGTTAACTAAACCCGTTTTACCCGTGCTGTTGTGCACCGCTTTTATATCCTCAGACGTTTTTGCGGCCGGTTCGGCGACCCGTTCGCCGGTAACGCCCCAGGGAGGCGATGAAACCGCCAGCGTGGAGGATGGCGTCGTTATCGAGTTCAATCCAAATCGGGACGGGGTCGTTTCGGCGAGCACGGGGTTAAATACCGTTACCAGTGTTAAAGTGGACACTTCGCACGGCGATATTCACGGATATGCTGAATATGCACTGGGCCAGGATTTTGTTTATCCCACGTTAAATGACGTTGAAGCCGCTGCGGCTACAGGCGTTCTTACCTTAAATACATTTCTGGTTGGGCCGGCAAATCCCAATTTGCCGACGACCGTGGATATTACCGTACAGCTGGATGTGCACGGCTCTTTTACTATCGATAACGGAGCGCCCACGCTGTTGCTGATCAGCGATTTGGCCGCAACCACATTCAACCCTGTTCTACCCTTGACCGGCAGTATCTACCAATCCAACTTGAACTTCATTTCTTCTGCTTTGCAGGATGCCAATAATCCGGTCGAAAGCATTTTTGGTAGTTCGGTTTCCCCGTTAGGCGGTGGCGAGAGTAAGGATTATGCCGGTGCCTCCGCGAATATCTTGGCGGCGGAGCTGAATAATCTTGACGCCGTGCTTAATTTGACGTTTCCGGTGACAATTGGTGACACCATCGTCTTTTCGGCGGTGGTTAGCGGAAGCGCAAGTCCGGAACCGGACGCCCAGAATAATGATACAGACGTGACTACCGATATTGCCGTGCTGAGCTCGGCGGGAGCAGTGGATTTTTCGAATACCGCAAACCTGCGTGTTTTCCTGCCGGAAGGCTATTCATTAGGTGGAGACGATCCGTTGCTGAACAACATCGTCTCCACCACTCCCGTGCCGCTGCCGGCCGCTGTTTGGTTGATGGCAGGCGGTATTGCATTGATTTTTCCAGTTCGCCGAAAGCGTGGTTAGCGAGACATTATTCGGGGATTTCGGGTTGTAGGAAAAATCCGCCCGAAATCAGCGTCATGCCGGCAGGAGTTGCCGGATTCGAAAGCGACCGATAACTGCACATCGTCCGTACCCTCATGTCTTTAGCACCTTCCCCGCAGGCAGACCTACTTATAACGGGCGCCATTTCCGACCAATCCCTCCGGTAATCTCCCCAACGCGTTCCCGCCGCCGCAGTGCCCATTTATATCTGGCTTTCTTGCGCCTCACTTCCTTCGGATTCCCTATGACTACAGGCCGCAATTGCCGCGCCTGCATCAAGCCGGGCAAACACCGAGCCGACAGCCGTCGAACTTTTCAATCAGGGCGTGAGCCGGCGAATTGGCTACGCCGCATTGACAATCAATCGATTGATTGATATTGTCTAAATCAATCGATTGATTTATTTTTTACGGGTTACACTTTTCGAGGCACCATGGTCAAAATCGCAAACTCAGAAACAGACGTGAACGACGCACGCAGCAGGCTGCTGCTTTCCGCGCTACGGCTTTTTGCGGAAAAAGGCTATGAGGCAGCCTCCACCCGGGAAATTTGCGAAGTCGCCGAGGTCAATATTTCGGCCATCCGCTATTACTTCGGCGATAAAGCAGGGCTTTACCGGGCGGCATTTACCGAGCCGATGGGTGAGTCATCGTGCGGAGCCAATATCGACAGCTATGCCGATTTACCCCTGCGCGACGCCTTAAGCCGGTTTTTTAGCGAGTTCCTGGAGCCCTTAAAAAAAGGCGAGACACTCGGTTTGGTCATGAAGCTGCATTTCCGGGAAATGATCGAACCCACCGGGGCTTGGCAGCAGGAAATCGAGGCTGAAATCAAACCCCAACATCACGCATTGGTTTTACGGTTGAAAGAGCATTTGGGATTGGCGGAGATCGACACCGACCTGCACCGGCTGGCGTTTTCCATCGTGGGCATGGCGGTGCATTTTTACGTCGGCCAAGACATTATCACGGCGATATCGATCCCGTTGTTGAACGATCGGCAAGCCATCGATACGCTTGCCGAGCGTCTGGCCGGATATGCCGCGTCGATTATCGAAGGCGAAGCAGCGCGCCGCTCGCGGGGCGGTGGCGATGCTTAAGCGTACAGTACCCGCACTGAGCCTGTCGCCTTTGCTGCTCTCCGCTTGCGGCGGCGGTTTGTTCACCACCGTAGGTCCGGACTACCAAGCAGAACCTCTGCCGACCGGGATCGGCTGGCATGCGCCTCAAACCGCTCAGGCCAATCCGCATTTAGCGCATCACGGGCAACAAACCGACTTAATCCGCTGGTGGGAGCGCTTTAACGATCCGGTTCTGACCCAACTGTTAAGCTCCGCGGAACAACAAAGCGCTTCGCTGGCCGATGCCCGGGTGCGCATTGAGCAAGCCAGAGCCAATCTGGTCGGCGCCGATGCCGCTCTTTTACCCAACCTGGATGGCAGCATGGCAGCCAAGCGCTCTTCCGCTTCCTTCGGCGGCACCCCTTTCGACTGGGACCAGTACACCGTCGGCTTGCAATCCAGCTGGGAAATCGATCTGTTCGGCGGCTTGGCCCGTCAGGCTCAAGCCGCCAGCAGCCAACTCGAAGCGAAACTGGCTGGATGGCACGACGCGCGGGTTTCGGTGGCGGCGGAAACGGCTAATGCCTACTTGGCTTACCGCTATTGCCAAAGCCAGTTAACAATCATCCTGGCCGATAGCGAATCGCGCCGGGAATCCGCTCGACTGGTAGGCATAGCCGGCGACAACGGCTTAAGTCCGCCAGCTGAAGTCGCCTTGGCCGCTGCCAGTGCCGCCGACGGTAACAACGCCTTATTAAAGCAACAAGCCCAATGCGAACGCTCGATCAAAAGTTTGGCGGCGATGACCGGGTTGGAGGAAACCGAACTACGAACCCTATTAGACGGTGTAACGGATCGTGTTGCCCAATTGCCTGTGCCGCCGGAGTTTCGCATCGATGCCATCCCGGCCCGCGTGTTGCTGCAACGACCGGATATCGCCGCTGCCGAGCGGGATATGGCGGAGGCCAGCGCCAATATCGGTGTGCAGCGGGCCAAGCAATTTCCAAAGCTGAGTCTGTCCGGCAACATCACCCCCACCCTGCAAAGTATCAACGGCGCGGCATTGATGCTGGCTCAGACCTGGGCGATTGGTCCAACCCTAAGCCTGCCCTTGTTCGATGCCGGCAAGCGGGCCGCCGATGTTTCGGTGGCAGAAGTGCAATATCAAGCGGCGGAAACTCATTTCCGCGCCAAAGTACGGACGGCGGTCAAGGAAGTGGAAGAGGCGTTGGTGCGTTTGGATAGTGCCGGCCAACGTCTGCCGCAAGGCCAAGCGGCCGTCTCCGGTTATCGCGGCAATTTTCTTAGCCAGCAGGCGCTTTACCGAAACGGCCTGGGGAATTTGTTGGATGTCGAAACCGCCCGCCGCAACCTGCTGACGGCCGAACTGGCACTTAAAGAACTGGAACAAGAACATGTGAGTGCCTGGATCGCGCTATACCGCGCGGTCGGCGGCGGTTGGTCGGCAAATTCGGAAACCGCTGGCGAGCCGGTCGACAATGATCCCGGCAAGCACCCCTCACCTAATCCAATAGTTACGACTCAACAGCTGCAAGCCAGCGGAGGAAAATCATGACCCAGGGAACAAAAGTCGCCCTAGCCGGCATCTGTTTGGTGTCGATAGGCTTAGGGATTGCGCTAGCCAGTAGCCGCGAACCGGCACCCGCCGCGCCGCTGGCCGCCAATCCTGCTCTCAGCGTTTCGCTGATCAGCCCGGAACTCCGCGAGATTCCCCTCGATTTAACGGCCAATGGTTCGATTGCGGCCTGGCAGGAAGCGGTTATCGGCGCCGAGGTCGGCGATTTACGCTTGAATGCGGTGAATGTGCAAATCGGGGAAGCGGTCAAAAAAGGCCAAGTCTTGGCGACGTTTGCGGACGAAAGCGTATTGACGGATGTCGCGCAGAGCCGGGCGATGCTGGCCGAAGCGGAGGCCAACTTGGCGGAAGCCAAAGTCAACGCCGCCAGGGCAAGCAAAATATCGCCGGTTGGCGCACTGAGCGCGCAGCAAGTCGACCAATATCTAACCATCGAAAAAACCGCCCGCGCTAAAGTGCAAGTAGCTAAAGCGCAATTGGATGCGCAATTATTGCGTCTGAAATATACCAAGGTGGTCGCCGGCGACGACGGTATTATTTCCTCTCGTACCGCTACGTTGGGCGCCGTCACGGCCAGAGGGCAGGAGCTTTTCCGGTTGATTCGGCAAAACCGGCTGGAGTGGCGCGCTGAAGTGACGGCCGCTGAAATGACCCAACTGCGTCCCGGCGTTGCCGTTACGGTCGAAGTGCCCAATGTCGGCAGCATCGAAGGCACGGTGCGCTTTTTGGCGCCGACTTTGGACGAACAAAGCCGTAACGGCCTGGTCTACGTCGATTTGCCGCATGCCGTGCAAAGCGGCTTGCGCGCCGGCATGTTCGCCCGCGGCGAATTCCATTTGGGTAGTAGCGGCGGACTGACCGTGCCGCAAGATGCGCTATCGCTGCGGGATGGCTTCAGTTATGTGTTCCGATTGGCCGAGCAATCCGGGGATCGGGGGCGGGTCAATCAAGTCAAAGTGCAACTCGGCCGCCGCAGCGGCGGCACTCTGGAAGTGCTGTCCGGCCTGAGTCCGGAAGACCGGCTGGTCGCCGGCGGCGCCTCGTTTTTGGCCGATGGCGATAGCGTCAGGGTGGTGGCGCCATGAATGTATCGGCCTGGTGTATCCGTAATCCGATTCCGGCGATGATGCTGTTCGTGCTGCTCAGTTTCGCCGGTCTGCTCAGCTTCAAGGCCATGAAGGTGCAGAATTTTCCAGATCTGGACCTGCCGACCGTCACGGTGTCCGCATCCTTGCCCGGTGCTTCGCCGTCGCAGTTGGAAACCGAAGTGGCGCGCAAAATCGAAAATGCCATCGCCACCTTGCAGGGGTTGAAACATATGACCAGCAAGGTGCAAGACGGCAGCGTCACCATAACGGCGGAATTCCGCCTGGAAAAACCGGTACAGGAAGCCTTGGACGATGTGCGTTCGGCCGTCTCCAAAGTGAAAACCGATTTGCCCGGCGACCTGCGCGACCCGGTGGTGACCAAACTGGATTTGGCCGGCTCGCCCATTTTGGCCTTTACGGTGAGCTCCCCGCAACGGGACGACGAAGCGCTGTCCTGGTTCGTGGAAGACACGGTGGCCAAACGCTTGCTGTCCGTGCGCGGCGTGGGGGCGGTCAACCGGGTCGGCGGTGTCAGCCGCGAAGTGACCATTGCTCTGGATCCGGTTAAATTGCAGGCGCTCGGTACCACGGCGGCCGATATTTCCCGCCAGTTGCGCGCAATGCAACGTGAAAGCGCCGGCGGCCGTATAGACTTGGGCAGCGGCGAACAACCGGTACGTACGCTGGCCAACGTGGCGTCCGTGGCGGAAATGCGTCCGTTGCAATTGTCCTTGGGTGACGGCCGCCGCATTCGGCTGGATCAAGTAGCGCAAATCGACGACGCGGTTGCCGAACCGCGCGCGGCGGCGCTGCTGAACGGCAAGCCGGTAGTGGGCTTCGAAGTCACTCGCAGTCGGGGCGCCGGCGAAGTGGAGGTCGGTGCCGGCGTGCAAAAAGCGCTGGCCGAACTGCACGCCGCCAATCCGGACATCGAGTTTACCGAAGCGTTTAATTTCGTTACCCCGGTCGAGGAAGAATTTCAAGGCTCGATGACCATGCTGTATGAAGGCGGTTTGCTGGCCGTATTGGTGGTGTGGCTGTTTTTGCGCGACTGGCGGGCGACGTTTATTTCGGCCTTGGCCCTGCCGCTGTCGGTGATACCGGCCTTCTTGGGCATGGATTATCTGGGCTTCTCGCTGAATGTGATTACACTGTTGGCGCTATCCTTGGTGATCGGCATTCTGGTGGACGACGCCATCGTCGAAGTGGAAAACATCGTCCGCCACCTGCGCATGGGCAAAACCCCATATCAGGCCGCGATGGAAGCCGCCGACGAAATCGGCTTGGCCGTGGTCGCCACCACTTTCGCGCTGGTGGCGGTATTTTTGCCCACCGCCTTCATGAGCGGGGTGGCCGGGCGTTTTTTCAAACAATTCGGCTGGACGGCTTCACTGGCGATATTGGCTTCGCTGGTGGTGGCGCGGATGCTGACGCCGATGATGGCCGCTTATATGTTGAGAAACAAAGCTCACGCCGAAGCACCGGAAGGTCCGATTATGCGCCGCTATATGCAACTGGCGGCCTGGTGTCTTAAACACCGTTTGACCACCATCAGCGGCGCTGCGGCATTTTTTGTCGGCTCGCTGTTTTTGATTCCCTTGCTACCGCAAGGCTTTCTGCCAGCCGACGACAATCCGCAAACCCAGGTTTTCGTGGAATTGTCGCCGGGGGCCAGCTTGACGCAAACCAAGGCTGCAGCGGAATCCGCCCGGCAATTAGTCGCCGATATTCCGTA
This sequence is a window from Methylomonas methanica MC09. Protein-coding genes within it:
- a CDS encoding MBL fold metallo-hydrolase; the protein is MKFKFWGVRGSIPTPGPRTVKYGGNTTCIEVNNASNDLLVLDAGTGIFALAQTLLGRAPIVAHILITHTHWDHIQGLPFFLPLLSAQNQIHLYGGMDPVTQTGIERALTAQLQYSYFPIIETQLKAKVHYHTVRPGETLQIGSTLVTPTVLNHPVLNFGYRLDDSDGSSLFFTGDYETPSNPYAADDADYASNQQFIEAKLREVHAAMHGVDALIIDSSYTDAEYAKKTGWGHGTYSAAIRLARQVQARKLFLTHHEPTRSDQELETIFQEVLAKAGAVDFEIYLAREGVDYIPT
- a CDS encoding HDOD domain-containing protein; translation: MTNLDEEQLLAFVDKMPAFRSSVQRLLLLAADLNADSREIVQVVETDPLMTVKILKVINSPFYGLAQKISSVQRAVVHLGINTIKNLALSVAAIGVLPTKNQAGFDTHAFLLHSLTSAALCKLLAERLNVSLMQSSDYFVAGLLHDFGKIVFAEFIPATYKRVLHTADERGINLYQAEIEILGIDHSQAGKLLAQHWGLADDLIEAINHHHSEHRHTQLGDCLFAANQISKKLAFGFAGNSVVDELPPDTAKAFGMNLDELIVELGDLSPIKNEALSFID
- the polA gene encoding DNA polymerase I, with translation MSAHSANTLILVDGSSFLFRAFHAVPPLSNAQGLPTNAVYGVSNMLRKLINDYDTPYVTVVFDAPGKTFRHDLYDQYKAHRPPMPDDLRVQIEPLHELIRALGLPLIIEHGVEADDVLGSLAQNAARQGFHVVISSGDKDMAQLVTDRITLENSMTNTRMDIAGVEEKFGVKPEQIIDYLALMGDAVDNIPGVPKVGPKTAAKWLQQYGTLDNLVAHADEIKGKIGDNLREALPQLPLSQELTTIKCDVALHYSLDDLKRREPDIAALKQQLGSLGFSSWLKTLNGNATSAPAAGKGTDNTVADSPANSQEPAAALAKEYQTLLNQAEFEHWLAKLQQAELFAFDTETTSLNYSDAEIVGVSFAVTAGQAAYVPLAHDYPEVPNQLDRQTVLDALRPLLEDPNKPKLGQNLKYDAHILANHGIKLRGIQHDTMLESYVLNSTASKHNMDDLAKHYLGVDTIHFEDVAGKGAKQIGFQEVPIEQAGQYAAEDADITLRLHQTLSAQLQQQPRLWGLYREIEIPLIDVLVRIEENGVLIDSAMLDQQSLELANRMAGIEQQAHDLAGSAFNLGSPKQIQEILYERLKLPVLKKTPKGQPSTDESVLQELALDYGLPKLILEFRGMSKLKSTYTEKLPQQINRRTGRVHTSYHQAVAATGRLSSSDPNLQNIPIRSEEGRKIRQAFIAPPGYKIVAADYSQIELRIMAHLSGDAGLLAAFSQGVDVHSATAAEVFEVGLDQVTPDLRRSAKAINFGLIYGMSAFGLAQQLGLSRNQAQAYIDLYFSRYPGVKQYMDNIREQAKQQGYVETLFGRRLYLPDINARNAAQRQYAERTAINAPMQGTAADIIKRAMIACDAWIRDSGADLKMIMQVHDELVFEVAEPHLNDCVTKIRDMMSAAADLHVPLLVEVGCGENWDQAH
- a CDS encoding VPLPA-CTERM sorting domain-containing protein — protein: MPLFKLTKPVLPVLLCTAFISSDVFAAGSATRSPVTPQGGDETASVEDGVVIEFNPNRDGVVSASTGLNTVTSVKVDTSHGDIHGYAEYALGQDFVYPTLNDVEAAAATGVLTLNTFLVGPANPNLPTTVDITVQLDVHGSFTIDNGAPTLLLISDLAATTFNPVLPLTGSIYQSNLNFISSALQDANNPVESIFGSSVSPLGGGESKDYAGASANILAAELNNLDAVLNLTFPVTIGDTIVFSAVVSGSASPEPDAQNNDTDVTTDIAVLSSAGAVDFSNTANLRVFLPEGYSLGGDDPLLNNIVSTTPVPLPAAVWLMAGGIALIFPVRRKRG
- a CDS encoding CerR family C-terminal domain-containing protein → MNDARSRLLLSALRLFAEKGYEAASTREICEVAEVNISAIRYYFGDKAGLYRAAFTEPMGESSCGANIDSYADLPLRDALSRFFSEFLEPLKKGETLGLVMKLHFREMIEPTGAWQQEIEAEIKPQHHALVLRLKEHLGLAEIDTDLHRLAFSIVGMAVHFYVGQDIITAISIPLLNDRQAIDTLAERLAGYAASIIEGEAARRSRGGGDA
- a CDS encoding efflux transporter outer membrane subunit, with product MLKRTVPALSLSPLLLSACGGGLFTTVGPDYQAEPLPTGIGWHAPQTAQANPHLAHHGQQTDLIRWWERFNDPVLTQLLSSAEQQSASLADARVRIEQARANLVGADAALLPNLDGSMAAKRSSASFGGTPFDWDQYTVGLQSSWEIDLFGGLARQAQAASSQLEAKLAGWHDARVSVAAETANAYLAYRYCQSQLTIILADSESRRESARLVGIAGDNGLSPPAEVALAAASAADGNNALLKQQAQCERSIKSLAAMTGLEETELRTLLDGVTDRVAQLPVPPEFRIDAIPARVLLQRPDIAAAERDMAEASANIGVQRAKQFPKLSLSGNITPTLQSINGAALMLAQTWAIGPTLSLPLFDAGKRAADVSVAEVQYQAAETHFRAKVRTAVKEVEEALVRLDSAGQRLPQGQAAVSGYRGNFLSQQALYRNGLGNLLDVETARRNLLTAELALKELEQEHVSAWIALYRAVGGGWSANSETAGEPVDNDPGKHPSPNPIVTTQQLQASGGKS
- a CDS encoding efflux RND transporter periplasmic adaptor subunit, with translation MTQGTKVALAGICLVSIGLGIALASSREPAPAAPLAANPALSVSLISPELREIPLDLTANGSIAAWQEAVIGAEVGDLRLNAVNVQIGEAVKKGQVLATFADESVLTDVAQSRAMLAEAEANLAEAKVNAARASKISPVGALSAQQVDQYLTIEKTARAKVQVAKAQLDAQLLRLKYTKVVAGDDGIISSRTATLGAVTARGQELFRLIRQNRLEWRAEVTAAEMTQLRPGVAVTVEVPNVGSIEGTVRFLAPTLDEQSRNGLVYVDLPHAVQSGLRAGMFARGEFHLGSSGGLTVPQDALSLRDGFSYVFRLAEQSGDRGRVNQVKVQLGRRSGGTLEVLSGLSPEDRLVAGGASFLADGDSVRVVAP